GATATGGAGCGGCAGTCCAGTTTTAATTACGAAGAGCTTCTGGCTTGCGGCCGCGGCGAGATGTTCGGCCCTGGCAATGCCCAGTTGCCTCTGCCGCCGATGCTGATGTTCGATCGGATCTCGGAAATCGCCGAAACCGGCGGGGCTTCGGGGAAGGGCTTGGTGCGGGCTGAGCTGGACGTCAGGCCGGACCTCTGGTTTTTCCCATGCCATTTCAAGGGTGATCCTGTCATGCCGGGCTGCCTTGGGCTTGATGCTCTCTGGCAGCTCCTTGGCTTCTATCTCGGCTGGCTCGGAGCGCCGGGGCGGGGACGGGCGCTGGGTGTGGGCGAGGTGAAATTCGTCGACCAGGTCCTGCCGACCGTGAAAAAGGTCGTCTACGGAATCGACCTGAAGCGCGTTTTTCGTTCCAAGCTGGTTCTCGGCATCGCCGATGGCTGGCTGGAGGCGGACGGCAAGCGCATCTATCTCGCGCAGGATCTGCGTGTCGGATTGTTCCAGGTCCAGGCAGACGCACAGGGCGGCTGATCGTGTCACGCGCGCCGCGTCGTAGTCAGTCGAGAGAAGAGACTGGACTTGACGGCGCCGAGTGGCCATATCGCGGGGCAGAAATGGCCGCGAGGTCGAAGGCAAGGCAGAGGATATTGCGATGAAACGCGTTGTGGTGACGGGGATGGGCATCGTCTCGTCCATCGGCAACAACACGCAGGAGGTGCTTGCATCGCTGCGCGAGGCACGCTCCGGCATCGTCTTTGCAGACGACTACGCCAAACTGGGCTTCCGCTGCCAGGTCCATGGCGCCCCCACGATGGATCCCGCCGAGGTGGTGGATCGGCGCGCCATGCGCTTCCTTGGTGAAGGGGCGGCCTGGAACCACGTGGCCATGGAACAGGCGATCCACGATTCCGGACTGGAGCCGGATGAGGTCTCCAACATCCGCACTGGCATCATCATGGGCTCTGGCGGCCCGTCGACGCGCACGCTCGTGGAAGCAGCCGATACGGCCCGGAGCAAGGGTCCGAAGCGGATCGGCCCGTTCGCCGTGCCCAAGGCCATGTCCTCAACGGCTTCCGCGACGCTCGCGACCTGGTTCAAGATCAAGGGCGTCAA
This portion of the Chelatococcus sp. YT9 genome encodes:
- the fabA gene encoding 3-hydroxyacyl-[acyl-carrier-protein] dehydratase FabA; amino-acid sequence: MERQSSFNYEELLACGRGEMFGPGNAQLPLPPMLMFDRISEIAETGGASGKGLVRAELDVRPDLWFFPCHFKGDPVMPGCLGLDALWQLLGFYLGWLGAPGRGRALGVGEVKFVDQVLPTVKKVVYGIDLKRVFRSKLVLGIADGWLEADGKRIYLAQDLRVGLFQVQADAQGG